One part of the Silurus meridionalis isolate SWU-2019-XX chromosome 26, ASM1480568v1, whole genome shotgun sequence genome encodes these proteins:
- the slc7a9 gene encoding b(0,+)-type amino acid transporter 1 isoform X1, which yields MTHLYTPSISVWNLMESARRSEEMQKPEQSTTNSQNNLVMETKATVLQKNVGLISGICLIVGTMIGSGIFISPKAVLEGTGTVGTCLSVWAACGVLATLGALCYAELGTMITKSGGEYPYLMESFGPIPAYLYSWTTILILKPSSLAIMSLSCGEYAATSFYPGCTPPVIVIKSLAAASILLLTVMNCLSVKLSSYVQNFFTAAKLLIILIIVVSGIVMLAKGNTQNLQNAFEGGETSFGAIGLAFYNGLWAYDGWNQLNFITEELKDPYRNLPLAIIIGIPLVSVCYVLVNIAYFSVMTPTEVLQSSAVAVTFGDRVLYPMSWVVPLFVVFSTFGAANGSCFTAGRLTYVAGREGHMVKILSFISLKYYTPAPALIFNALLGVCYVFPADINSLINYFSFAQWAFYGLTVLALIVMRFTKKQLHRPVKIPLIIPAVVLVVSCYLVLAPIIEKPEMEYLYCTVFIVGGLIIYFPFVYYKFSWIHKIMTPLTMHLQLLMEVVPPEKTD from the exons AtgacacacctgtacacaccgaGCATCAGCGTGTGGAATTTAATGGAGTCTGCAAGAAG aT CTGAAGAGATGCAGAAACCGGAGCAGAGCACCACTAATTCACAAAACAACCTGGTGATGGAAACCAAAGCGACGGTTCTGCAAAagaat GTGGGTCTAATCAGTGGGATCTGCCTGATCGTGGGAACGATGATCGGCTCGGGGATCTTCATCTCTCCCAAGGCCGTGCTGGAGGGAACCGGAACAGTGGGAACGTGTCTGTCGGTGTGGGCAGCATGTGGTGTTCTGGCTACTTTGG gggcTCTTTGCTATGCAGAACTTGGCACCATGATAACAAAGTCGGGTGGGGAGTACCCATACTTGATGGAGAGTTTCGGACCCATTCCCGCTTACCTTTACTCCTGGACAACCATCTTAATCCTGAAGCCTTCATCGTTGGCCATAATGTCTCTCAGCTGTGGAGAATATGCCGCTACTTCTTTTTACCCAGGATGCACCCCACCTGTAATCGTCATCAAATCCCTGGCTGCTGCTTCCATCT TGTTGCTTACAGTTATGAACTGTTTAAGTGTAAAGTTGTCGAGCTACGTGCAGAATTTCTTCACTGCAGCCAAACTCCTCATCATTCTTATCATCGTGGTTTCAGGCATCGTTATGCTGGCCAAAG GTAACACACAGAATCTACAAAATGCATTCGAAGGAGGAGAAACATCATTCGGGGCGATCGGACTGGCTTTTTACAACGGCCTGTGGGCGTATGATGGATG GAATCAGCTGAACTTCATTACAGAAGAGCTGAAAGACCCATACAG AAATCTTCCACTGGCCATCATTATCGGGATTCCATTAGTGTCAGTCTGCTACGTGTTGGTGAATATTGCGTACTTCAGTGTCATGACGCCTACAGAAGTACTCCAGTCTTCTGCTGTTGCTGTG ACCTTTGGGGACAGAGTGCTGTACCCAATGTCGTGGGTGGTGCCGTTGTTTGTAGTCTTCTCCACTTTCGGAGCTGCTAATGGAAGCTGCTTTACGGCTGGAAG GCTGACTTATGTGGCTGGACGTGAGGGACACATGGTGAAGATTCTTTCCTTTATCAGTCTGAAATATTATACCCCTGCACCAGCACTCATCTTTAAT GCACTTCTGGGTGTCTGCTATGTCTTTCCAGCAGACATCAACTCTCTCATTAACTACTTCAGCTTTGCTCAGTGGGCTTTCTACGGCCTCACAGTGCTCGCTCTCATCGTCATGCGCTTCACCAAAAAACAGCTCCACAGACCCGTGAAG ATCCCTTTAATAATCCCTGCTGTGGTGCTGGTTGTTTCCTGTTACCTGGTTCTGGCTCCGATCATTGAAAAACCCGAGATGGAGTACCTGTACTGCACAGTGTTCATCGTCGGAGGACTGATTATTTACTTTCCCTTTGTTTACTACAAGTTCAGCTGGATTCACAAGATCATGA CTCCCCTCACCATGCATCTTCAGCTCCTGATGGAAGTCGTACCACCGGAGAAGACAGACTGA
- the slc7a9 gene encoding b(0,+)-type amino acid transporter 1 isoform X2, giving the protein MQKPEQSTTNSQNNLVMETKATVLQKNVGLISGICLIVGTMIGSGIFISPKAVLEGTGTVGTCLSVWAACGVLATLGALCYAELGTMITKSGGEYPYLMESFGPIPAYLYSWTTILILKPSSLAIMSLSCGEYAATSFYPGCTPPVIVIKSLAAASILLLTVMNCLSVKLSSYVQNFFTAAKLLIILIIVVSGIVMLAKGNTQNLQNAFEGGETSFGAIGLAFYNGLWAYDGWNQLNFITEELKDPYRNLPLAIIIGIPLVSVCYVLVNIAYFSVMTPTEVLQSSAVAVTFGDRVLYPMSWVVPLFVVFSTFGAANGSCFTAGRLTYVAGREGHMVKILSFISLKYYTPAPALIFNALLGVCYVFPADINSLINYFSFAQWAFYGLTVLALIVMRFTKKQLHRPVKIPLIIPAVVLVVSCYLVLAPIIEKPEMEYLYCTVFIVGGLIIYFPFVYYKFSWIHKIMTPLTMHLQLLMEVVPPEKTD; this is encoded by the exons ATGCAGAAACCGGAGCAGAGCACCACTAATTCACAAAACAACCTGGTGATGGAAACCAAAGCGACGGTTCTGCAAAagaat GTGGGTCTAATCAGTGGGATCTGCCTGATCGTGGGAACGATGATCGGCTCGGGGATCTTCATCTCTCCCAAGGCCGTGCTGGAGGGAACCGGAACAGTGGGAACGTGTCTGTCGGTGTGGGCAGCATGTGGTGTTCTGGCTACTTTGG gggcTCTTTGCTATGCAGAACTTGGCACCATGATAACAAAGTCGGGTGGGGAGTACCCATACTTGATGGAGAGTTTCGGACCCATTCCCGCTTACCTTTACTCCTGGACAACCATCTTAATCCTGAAGCCTTCATCGTTGGCCATAATGTCTCTCAGCTGTGGAGAATATGCCGCTACTTCTTTTTACCCAGGATGCACCCCACCTGTAATCGTCATCAAATCCCTGGCTGCTGCTTCCATCT TGTTGCTTACAGTTATGAACTGTTTAAGTGTAAAGTTGTCGAGCTACGTGCAGAATTTCTTCACTGCAGCCAAACTCCTCATCATTCTTATCATCGTGGTTTCAGGCATCGTTATGCTGGCCAAAG GTAACACACAGAATCTACAAAATGCATTCGAAGGAGGAGAAACATCATTCGGGGCGATCGGACTGGCTTTTTACAACGGCCTGTGGGCGTATGATGGATG GAATCAGCTGAACTTCATTACAGAAGAGCTGAAAGACCCATACAG AAATCTTCCACTGGCCATCATTATCGGGATTCCATTAGTGTCAGTCTGCTACGTGTTGGTGAATATTGCGTACTTCAGTGTCATGACGCCTACAGAAGTACTCCAGTCTTCTGCTGTTGCTGTG ACCTTTGGGGACAGAGTGCTGTACCCAATGTCGTGGGTGGTGCCGTTGTTTGTAGTCTTCTCCACTTTCGGAGCTGCTAATGGAAGCTGCTTTACGGCTGGAAG GCTGACTTATGTGGCTGGACGTGAGGGACACATGGTGAAGATTCTTTCCTTTATCAGTCTGAAATATTATACCCCTGCACCAGCACTCATCTTTAAT GCACTTCTGGGTGTCTGCTATGTCTTTCCAGCAGACATCAACTCTCTCATTAACTACTTCAGCTTTGCTCAGTGGGCTTTCTACGGCCTCACAGTGCTCGCTCTCATCGTCATGCGCTTCACCAAAAAACAGCTCCACAGACCCGTGAAG ATCCCTTTAATAATCCCTGCTGTGGTGCTGGTTGTTTCCTGTTACCTGGTTCTGGCTCCGATCATTGAAAAACCCGAGATGGAGTACCTGTACTGCACAGTGTTCATCGTCGGAGGACTGATTATTTACTTTCCCTTTGTTTACTACAAGTTCAGCTGGATTCACAAGATCATGA CTCCCCTCACCATGCATCTTCAGCTCCTGATGGAAGTCGTACCACCGGAGAAGACAGACTGA
- the LOC124379830 gene encoding hatching enzyme 1.2-like, with product MHLIQGIILLLLSISLVQSYSMKVLDNVLSEKIGNSTDPDYYSVSAIIERANKNVGMSKDGFNITHGDIAVYTGLQNADPCTSRGCKWPRKRRRVSVPYVISRQFSRSEKRVILCGLKSFQRSTCVRFVRRTSQEDYINIISDTGCYSFIGRRGGRQVVSLQRNGCVYRHIVQHELLHALGFHHEQNRSDRDKHVRILLQNVLPGQEHNFNKVNTNNLRTPYDYNSVMQYDRYAFSRNRQPTILPIPNNNVSIGRATKMSRNDIRRVNRLYCRRRRSF from the exons ATGCACCTGATACAAGGCATCATCCTGCTCCTGCTCAGCATCAGTCTAGTTCAGAGTTATTCCATGAAG GTGTTGGATAATGTTCTCTCTGAGAAGATTG gTAACAGCACTGACCCTGATTATTACTCCGTATCGGCCATCATTGAAAGAGCCAACAAGAATGTTG GAATGTCAAAGGATGGTTTCAACATTACTCATGGTGACATCGCGGTGTACACTGGGCTCCAGAATGCAGATCCATGTACTTCTCGTGGGTGCAAGTGGCCCAGGAAACGGAGGAGGGTTTCTGTGCCTTATGTCATTTCCAGGCAGTTCT CACGCTCTGAAAAAAGAGTCATCCTGTGTGGACTGAAATCCTTCCAAAGGTCGACCTGTGTCCGATTCGTACGTCGAACCTCTCAAGAAGACTACATTAATATAATCTCAGACACTGG GTGCTATTCATTCATTGGTCGTCGTGGTGGAAGGCAGGTTGTGTCTCTACAACGTAACGGCTGTGTTTATCGTCACATCGTCCAACATGAGCTTCTCCACGCTCTGGGCTTTCATCATGAGCAGAACCGTAGTGACCGTGACAAGCATGTCAGAATCCTTCTCCAGAATGTTCTCCCTG GACAGGAGCACAATTTTAATAAAGTCAACACCAACAACTTGAGGACACCATATGACTACAATTCTGTCATGCAATATGACAG GTATGCTTTCTCGAGGAACAGGCAGCCGACCATCCTCCCCATACCAAACAATAACGTTTCCATTGGACGTGCCACCAAAATGAGCCGCAACGACATCCGACGTGTTAACAGGCTCTACTGCCGTAGAAGGAGGAGCTTTTAA
- the LOC124379829 gene encoding low choriolytic enzyme-like: protein MFFCLSVLHFQCCDTFIMSLIQGIVLLLLSISLVQSRSIKVLDNVLSEEIDKSTDPDFYSVSAIIERANKNIEKSKSGFNITHGDIAEYTGLQNADPCTARGCKWPRNQNGNVNVPFVISRQYSPNERNVILRGLESFQRSTCVRFVPRTNEEHFLNIISDNGCYSFIGRRSGRQVVSLQRGGCVFHNIVQHELLHALGFHHEQNRSDRDQHVRILLQNVLRGQEHNFNIVNTNNLRTPYDYNSVMQYERFAFSSNRQPTILPIPDNNVSIGRATEMSPNDILRINRLYCS, encoded by the exons atgttcttctgCCTGAGCGTTCTCCACTTTCAGTGCTGTGACACTTTCATCATGTCTCTGATACAAGGCATCGTCCTGCTCCTGCTCAGCATCAGTCTGGTTCAGAGTCGTTCCATAAAG GTACTGGATAACGTTCTTTCTGAGGAGATTG atAAAAGCACTGACCCTGATTTTTACTCAGTATCAGCCATCATTGAAAGAGCCAACAAGAATATTG AAAAGTCAAAGAGTGGTTTCAACATTACCCATGGTGACATCGCGGAGTACACTGGGCTCCAGAATGCAGATCCATGTACTGCTCGTGGGTGCAAGTGGCCCAGGAACCAAAATGGGAATGTCAATGTTCCCTTTGTCATTTCCAGGCAGTACT CACCCAATGAAAGAAACGTTATCCTGCGTGGACTGGAATCCTTCCAAAGGTCGACCTGTGTCCGATTCGTACCTCGAACCAATGAAGAACACTTCCTTAATATAATCTCAGACAATGG GTGCTATTCATTCATTGGTCGTCGTAGTGGAAGGCAGGTCGTGTCTCTACAACGTGGCGGCTGTGTTTTTCATAACATCGTCCAACATGAGCTTCTCCACGCTCTGGGCTTTCATCATGAGCAGAACCGAAGTGACCGTGACCAGCATGTCAGAATCCTTCTCCAGAATGTTCTCCGTG GACAGGAGCACAATTTCAATATAGTCAACACCAACAACTTGAGGACGCCATATGACTACAATTCTGTCATGCAATATGAGAG GTTTGCCTTCTCCAGCAATAGGCAGCCGACCATCCTCCCGATTCCAGACAATAACGTTTCCATTGGACGTGCCACTGAGATGAGCCCCAATGACATTCTACGCATTAACAGGCTCTActgcagttaa